In Aspergillus fumigatus Af293 chromosome 2, whole genome shotgun sequence, a genomic segment contains:
- the csmB gene encoding putative chitin synthase, with amino-acid sequence MSNRFSVYSSHSAGFSTSGARSAPQTTQVSTTTLLNALHAFYNSGQSYQLDAGTSLVVNSWATARHTTPDGRTGGTIDRELAIRAWEHARRRAEDGCIVLCSAHQSTPSLFEPFLAALPLPTPSIAFTALAALRPFVSAVTAFNPSYSLYSALAASYTFTLHGNLVGLSFALSTSGINVRKGLLDISAEPGYRAFDVFYYLVTSSSTPAEREFLALKDPSAYTLLNRSGTYSPPSYLPTADDAAAAEDFRAALKAIGIKGASLRGLLSILAGLLKLGNAAGFLVDQEELEDVCEEVGGLLGLDPEVLLHKCSTEDREVLIAGIYEALVDWVIVKANETIANELRANQEGDSGSGSAGQWSDEDTVGITVVDIPRPAFGKAVALRGVFDDTLGINAEMKEDGVQVPPVGHSVLNDLNNSVAQVEPDLGITTGPAWREREYELDKRQEVLEKVGLEVDMDSFLRQLLFPVEAEGITVGKRGRFDLMTTLGSSRVWHHISIHPTDDTPDSLNAASPTAAWSAGTVSRQIREWRLAEWANRRLKQMDFTADFDVEEFVSRYSRLGCREGRDGVESWLMERGWTNGDAFVGHQRIWMRENAWWEAETMLDLKPDETPGANSYMYGSGMLDNGVAQYAANPMAESASLLGSRDNLLQRQSMLAPSVAGVAKSVAPSMPNTLNMAGDYGLGTKGDTKKWENQLYDGDFTGELDPEFGSPKHIEKKEITFGRRVWSGFVWALTFWIPSFVLRYIGRMKRPDVRMAWREKLVLVFLILLFNAIVCFYIMAFGDLLCPNKDKVWNSKEVGYHQGDNDFYVSIHGKVYDISKFWRLQHSDNNIDVTASSMEPFRGQNLDAYFPPPLTRFCSPMVTDQSIKLSYNDTTADMYSYANHNCGPLNWPSTTKLHEITWYENTFLPKIREYFKGDLVWTRGTVAKQADDSQRYWVIVNKNIYDLTDYFYTLDRMNNQDTYNFLPKSVTDLFKNYPGTDVTDKWGDSEDFKKSQICLDYVFYKGKVDFRDTPRCTVNNWILLAFTILICSVVLVKFLAALQLGSKRRPAPQDKFVICLVPAYTEGEDALRKGLDSLTALQYDNKRKLIFVICDGMIVGGGNDRPTPKIVLDILGVDPKIDPPALPFKSLGQGSDQLNYGKVYSGLYEYEGNVVPYIVVVKVGKESEQNRPKPGNRGKRDSQILLLNFLNRVHHRSPMSPLELEMFHQINNIIGVDPELYEYCLMVDADTSVREDSLNRLVAACANDARIAGICGETSLQNEERSWWTMIQVYEYYISHHLAKAFESLFGSVTCLPGCFCMYRLRTADKGRPLIISDKVIEEYADNDVDTLHKKNLLSLGEDRFLTTLMTKHFPTMSYKFIPDAYASTAAPETWSVLLSQRRRWINSTIHNLVELAALKDLCGFCCFSMRFVVLVDLIGTLILPATCVYIGYLIYRVASHTGPFPYISLAILAGVYGLQAIIFIVKRQWQHIGWMIIYILAFPIYNFILPLYAFWKQDDFSWGSTRIVLGEKGTKRVVAVEDEAFDPRSIPLQRWDDYALANNLPGRRGDYGVSQEKMYSRYGDEAVMEMDDLHSTYSSVKPASTILTGFPQGRHSSPYMPPQSPAPFGGNIPGNRNSHLSSFTRYTDNPHQRNMSMGNLSHYQDSPMGMSRHSVGLMQSTDNLLGVARQNSRSPLGGGLNSRPVSAFDFRTGGTGPDEGAITEAIRSCLAEVDLDTVTKKQVRALVEQRLQTTLTGDKKAFLDRQIDQELANM; translated from the exons ATGTCGAACAGATTCTCTGTCTATTCCAGTCATTCAGCTGGCTTTTCCACGAGTGGTGCACGATCCGCACCCCAAACCACCCAGGTGTCCACAACGACCTTGCTGAATGCACTTCATGCGTTCTACAATTCCGGTCAATCTTACCAGCTAGATGCAGGGACAAGCTTGGTTGTGAATAGTTGGGCTACCGCCCGGCACACTACTCCCGACGGCCGGACTGGTGGCACCATAGACCGAGAATTAGCCATCCGAGCATGGGAACATGCTCGAAGGAGGGCGGAGGATGGATGCATCGTCTTATG CTCTGCTCACCAATCAACACCCTCCCTCTTTGAACCATTCCTTGccgccttgcccttgccaACACCCAGCATAGCCTTCACCGCACTTGCCGCACTCAGACCGTTCGTGTCCGCGGTTACAGCATTCAACCCTTCGTATTCTCTATACTCTGCCCTTGCAGCTTCTTACACCTTCACGCTACACGGAAACCTCGTCGGATTGAGCTTTGCACTGTCGACTTCGGGCATCAACGTGCGAAAAGGACTCTTGGATATTTCCGCGGAACCGGGATACCGTGCATTTGACGTGTTCTACTATCTTGTGACGTCCTCATCGACGCCTGCGGAACGGGAATTTTTAGCCCTGAAGGATCCTTCTGCGTATACATTACTCAACAGGTCAGGTACCTATTCACCTCCATCATATCTCCCAACCGCCGACGATGCTGCGGCGGCAGAGGATTTTAGGGCAGCGTTGAAGGCCATTGGTATCAAAGGTGCCTCACTGCGCGGTTTACTCTCCATTCTTGCAGGCCTACTCAAGCTCGGTAATGCGGCTGGCTTTCTGGTCGATCAGGAGGAGCTCGAGGACGTATGCGAAGAGGTTGGGGGACTGCTGGGATTAGATCCGGAGGTGCTTCTTCACAAGTGTTCCACTGAAGATCGCGAGGTATTGATCGCGGGCATCTACGAGGCACTGGTCGACTGGGTCATCGTGAAAGCCAACGAAACTATTGCGAATGAGCTCCGGGCAAACCAGGAAGGTGACTCAGGAAGCGGATCAGCCGGCCAGTGGTCAGACGAGGACACCGTGGGTATCACGGTCGTGGATATCCCTAGGCCTGCCTTTGGTAAAGCTGTGGCATTGAGAGGAGTCTTTGATGATACCCTTGGTATCAATGcagagatgaaggaggatggCGTCCAGGTTCCTCCCGTCGGACACTCTGTACTCAATGACTTGAACAATTCCGTAGCGCAGGTCGAGCCAGATTTGGGAATTACCACTGGTCCTGCCTGGCGTGAACGGGAATATGAGCTCGACAAGAGGCAGGAAGTTCTCGAAAAAGTCGGATTAGAGGTTGATATGGACTCGTTCCTCCGGCAGTTACTGTTTCCCGTGGAAGCTGAAGGGATTACTGTCGGCAAAAGAGGGCGGTTTGACCTCATGACTACCTTGGGTAGCAGTCGAGTCTGGCACCATATCTCGATCCATCCAACCGACGATACCCCTGACTCCTTAAACGCAGCCTCGCCCACCGCCGCCTGGTCTGCAGGTACGGTTTCTCGCCAAATACGTGAGTGGAGACTTGCCGAATGGGCCAATCGACGTCTGAAGCAGATGGATTTTACGGCCGACTTTGACGTAGAGGAGTTTGTTAGCCGTTATTCGCGATTGGGCTgtagagaaggaagggacGGTGTGGAGAGCTGGTTGATGGAAAGAGGCTGGACCAACGGCGACGCCTTTGTAGGCCATCAACGGATCTGGATGCGTGAGAATGCATGGTGGGAAGCGGAGACGATGCTTGATCTCAAGCCAGATGAAACACCCGGAGCAAACTCGTATATGTACGGCAGTGGCATGCTTGACAATGGCGTGGCACAATACGCGGCGAATCCCATGGCGGAGTCTGCCAGCCTTTTGGGCAGTCGGGATAACCTCCTACAGAGACAAAGCATGCTGGCACCCAGTGTTGCAGGGGTAGCGAAATCCGTCGCTCCTAGTATGCCGAACACCTTGAACATGGCTGGTGATTATGGCCTCGGAACCAAGGGTGACACCAAAAAGTGGGAGAACCAACTCTACGACGGCGACTTCACTGGCGAACTTGATCCCGAGTTTGGTAGTCCCAAGCATATcgaaaagaaggaaatcaCTTTCGGTCGGCGCGTCTGGTCAGGGTTTGTCTGGGCCCTGACCTTCTGGATCCCATCATTTGTTCTTCGCTACATTGGCCGCATGAAACGTCCCGATGTGCGGATGGCCTGGAGGGAGAAACTggtcctcgtcttcctcatccttctctTCAATGCCATTGTCTGTTTCTATATCATGGCGTTTGGTGACCTACTCTGCCCGAACAAGGATAAAGTCTGGAACTCCAAAGAAGTTGGATATCACCAGGGTGACAACGATTTCTATGTCAGCATCCACGGTAAAGTGTACGATATCAGCAAATTCTGGAGGCTTCAGCACAGTGACAACAATATCGACGTGACTGCGTCGAGCATGGAGCCCTTTCGAGGCCAGAACCTTGATGCCtactttcctcctcccttgACTAGATTCTGTTCGCCAATGGTGACGGATCAGTCAATCAAGCTCTCCTATAATGACACGACTGCTGACATGTATTCCTATGCTAATCACAATTGTGGTCCCCTGAATTGGCCCTCAACCACCAAGCTCCATGAGATCACCTGGTATGAGAATACGTTCCTCCCAAAGATCCGTGAATACTTCAAGGGAGATCTTGTCTGGACAAGAGGAACCGTTGCGAAACAGGCCGACGATAGCCAGCGATACTGGGTCATTGTGAACAAAAACATATATGACCTGACAGATTACTTTTACACGTTGGATAGGATGAATAACCAAGATACCTACAACTTCCTACCAAAAAGTGTCACGGATCTTTTCAAGAATTATCCGGGCACTGACGTGACCGACAAATGGGGAGATTCTGAGGACTTCAAGAAGTCTCAGATATGTCTCGACTATGTGTTCTACAAAGGGAAAGTGGATTTCCGTGATACCCCCCGGTGTACTGTCAATAACTGGATTCTGCTTGCCTTCACGATTCTCATATGCTCCGTTGTCCTTGTTAAATTCCTTGCGGCTCTACAACTTGGGTCCAAACGGCGTCCAGCCCCACAAGATAAGTTTGTCATTTGTCTCGTGCCAGCATATACAGAAGGTGAAGATGCGCTTCGCAAAGGTCTTGACTCCTTGACAGCCCTACAATATGACAACAAAAGGAAACTTATCTTCGTCATATGCGATGGCATGATTGTCGGCGGCGGTAACGATCGACCAACTCCCAAGATCGTCCTGGACATCCTCGGCGTTGATCCTAAGATCGACCCCCCTGCGTTGCCGTTTAAGTCTCTCGGACAAGGAAGTGATCAGCTCAATTATGGGAAGGTCTACTCTGGCCTTTACGAATACGAGGGCAATGTGGTTCCATATATTGTGGTCGTCAAAGTCGGTAAGGAATCTGAACAAAACCGGCCGAAGCCCGGTAACAGGGGTAAGCGTGACTCGCAAATCCTTCTGCTCAACTTCCTGAACCGTGTACATCACCGTTCCCCGATGTCACCGCTGGAGCTAGAGATGTTCCATCAGATCAACAACATTATCGGAGTCGACCCTGAACTCTACGAGTACTGTCTGATGGTGGACGCGGATACAAGTGTCCGGGAAGACTCACTCAATCGGCTGGTTGCTGCCTGCGCGAATGATGCACGGATTGCCGGTATCTGCGGTGAGACGAGTCTTCAGAATGAGGAACGAAGCTGGTGGACAATGATTCAAGTCTACGAGTACTACATTTCGCATCACCTGGCCAAGGCTTTCGAGTCTTTGTTTGGAAGTGTGACATGTCTTCCGGGGTG TTTCTGCATGTATCGTCTACGAACGGCGGACAAGGGTCGACCTCTGATTATTTCAGACAAAGTCATTGAAGAATATGCGGACAACGATGTAGACACCTTGCACAAGAAGAACCTGTTGTCTCTGGGTGAAGATCGTTTCCTCACCACTCTCATGACGAAGCACTTCCCAACTATGTCCTACAAGTTCATTCCGGATGCCTATGCCAGTACCGCCGCCCCGGAGACTTGGTCTGTCCTTCTCTCTCAGCGACGTCGGTGGATCAACTCGACGATTCACAATTTGGTTGAGCTTGCGGCTCTGAAGGACCTGTGTGGCTTCTGCTGTTTCAGCATGCGATTTGTGGTACTGGTCGACCTGATTGGAACCCTCATCCTTCCGGCGACCTGCGTCTACATAGGGTACCTGATCTACCGTGTCGCCAGTCACACTGGCCCATTTCCATATATCTCCCTCGCTATCCTGGCAGGTGTGTACGGTCTCCAAGCCATCATTTTCATCGTCAAACGGCAGTGGCAGCATATTGGGTGGATGATTATCTACATCCTGGCCTTCCCAATCTACAACTTTATCCTGCCCTTGTATGCATTCTGGAAACAGGACGACTTCAGCTGGGGCAGTACCCGTATTGTCCTTGGGGAGAAGGGCACGAAGCGAGTTGTAGCAGTGGAGGATGAAGCATTCGATCCTCGGAGCATTCCTCTCCAACGCTGGGATGATTACGCCCTGGCGAACAACCTTCCAGGCCGTCGCGGCGATTATGGCGTCAGCCAGGAGAAGATGTACAGCCGGTACGGAGACGAGGCAGTcatggagatggatgatCTTCATTCCACCTATTCCTCTGTGAAGCCGGCATCTACCATCCTTACCGGATTTCCCCAAGGCCGGCACTCGAGTCCGTACATGCCACCGCAATCGCCAGCTCCATTTGGCGGAAACATTCCGGGCAACCGCAACTCGCACCTTTCTAGCTTTACCAGATATACCGACAACCCACACCAGCGGAATATGTCCATGGGCAACCTCAGCCACTACCAGGATAGCCCCATGGGCATGAGTCGGCACAGCGTGGGACTTATGCAGAGTACGGACAACCTGCTGGGGGTCGCGCGCCAGAATTCACGCAGTCCCCTCGGCGGTGGCCTGAACTCGAGACCCGTTAGTGCATTCGACTTCCGGACCGGCGGTACAGGACCGGATGAGGGCGCCATTACAGAAGCGATCCGCAGCTGTCTGGCAGAGGTGGACCTAGACACGGTGACTAAGAAACAAG TTCGTGCTTTGGTGGAACAACGGCTGCAGACGACGTTGACGGGCGACAAGAAGGCATTCCTCGACCGCCAGATTGACCAGGAGTTGGCGAACATGTGA